The proteins below are encoded in one region of Enhydrobacter sp.:
- a CDS encoding SbmA/BacA-like family transporter, producing the protein MTGESTARLVTPRAALRRFWKAARGFWRGPAAWALIAMLVACVILQLFVQYRLNFWNRDFFNALEARDGRLIWQETRLLLVLAAASTALAIVAVWGRMTFQRRWRDWLTRSLIDAWLAEQRYQRLGFVNGQRQNPEYRITEDARLATDAPIDLAVGLLSALLAAAAFIVILWNVGGSLQIHIRGEVLTIPGYLVIASVVYATTTTLGMTTIGRHMVDVIENKNQAEADFKYVVARVNTRTTLAAVPDDASILATAQAAVIRQWRRLCGQHMRTTLVSHGNTLLAPVVGLLLCAPNYVSGAVSLGQVTQSAAAFVAVQGAFNWLVDNYPRLAEWMSSAYRVGILLKALDGLGERLPVLAREELQPSRTDPQTT; encoded by the coding sequence ATGACCGGCGAGTCCACGGCCCGCCTCGTGACGCCTCGCGCCGCGCTGCGTCGCTTCTGGAAAGCGGCGCGCGGATTCTGGCGCGGGCCGGCGGCGTGGGCGCTCATCGCGATGCTGGTCGCCTGCGTCATCCTGCAGCTTTTCGTGCAGTACCGGCTGAACTTCTGGAACCGGGACTTCTTCAATGCCCTGGAAGCGCGCGATGGACGCCTGATCTGGCAGGAGACGCGCCTGCTGCTCGTTCTGGCCGCGGCCAGCACCGCGCTCGCCATCGTCGCGGTGTGGGGACGCATGACGTTCCAGCGCCGCTGGCGGGATTGGCTGACCCGATCGTTGATCGATGCCTGGCTGGCCGAGCAACGATATCAGCGCCTCGGCTTCGTGAATGGCCAGCGCCAGAATCCCGAATATCGCATCACCGAAGACGCGCGCCTGGCGACGGACGCGCCGATCGACCTGGCTGTCGGTCTCCTGTCGGCGCTGCTGGCGGCTGCTGCCTTCATCGTCATCCTGTGGAACGTGGGCGGATCGCTCCAAATCCATATCCGGGGCGAAGTCCTGACCATTCCCGGATATCTGGTGATCGCCTCGGTCGTCTATGCCACGACGACAACGCTCGGCATGACGACCATCGGGCGGCATATGGTCGACGTGATCGAGAACAAGAACCAGGCGGAGGCGGATTTCAAGTATGTGGTCGCACGCGTGAACACGCGAACGACCCTTGCGGCGGTACCGGATGACGCATCGATACTGGCCACGGCGCAGGCCGCCGTCATCCGGCAGTGGAGGCGACTGTGCGGCCAGCATATGCGCACGACCCTGGTGTCGCACGGCAATACGCTGCTGGCTCCGGTTGTCGGCCTTCTTCTTTGCGCGCCCAACTACGTTTCCGGGGCGGTCAGCCTCGGGCAGGTCACCCAGTCGGCCGCGGCCTTTGTCGCCGTTCAAGGCGCCTTCAACTGGCTGGTCGACAACTATCCACGTCTCGCCGAATGGATGTCCTCGGCATACCGTGTCGGCATCCTGCTGAAGGCTCTCGACGGGCTCGGCGAGCGCCTGCCTGTGCTGGCTCGCGAGGAACTGCAGCCGAGCCGGACGGACCCACAGACTACGTAG
- a CDS encoding cyclic nucleotide-binding domain-containing protein, producing MTATATVRIPAHRPPAGLLAQRVLTPRSMDEGQAAGARRTFVKGEELFAEGEAADFFYKVVSGTVRVCKLLSDGRRQIEAFQLPGDIFGLESGTEHHFTAEAVEDTVVLAFRRSRFASLLHDNPTFGDQLMSSMIISLERAQEHMVLLGRKTAEEKIATFLLDMSRRLANADRVDLPMQRTDIADHLGLTIETVSRTLSQMVRDGLIKLAATGRTIVISNKIGLQALNG from the coding sequence ATGACCGCTACCGCAACCGTCCGCATCCCCGCGCATCGCCCGCCGGCTGGCCTGCTGGCGCAGCGCGTTCTCACCCCCCGTTCGATGGACGAAGGCCAGGCGGCCGGCGCGCGGCGGACTTTTGTCAAGGGCGAGGAACTGTTCGCCGAGGGCGAGGCGGCGGACTTCTTCTACAAGGTGGTGTCCGGCACGGTGCGGGTATGCAAGCTCCTGAGCGACGGCCGCCGGCAGATCGAGGCGTTCCAGCTGCCGGGCGACATCTTCGGGCTGGAGAGCGGCACGGAGCACCACTTCACCGCCGAGGCGGTGGAGGACACCGTGGTTCTCGCCTTTCGGCGCAGCCGGTTTGCCAGCCTCCTGCATGACAACCCGACATTCGGCGACCAGCTCATGAGTTCGATGATCATCAGCCTGGAGCGGGCGCAGGAGCACATGGTGCTGCTGGGGCGCAAGACGGCGGAGGAGAAGATCGCCACCTTCCTGCTCGACATGTCGCGTCGACTGGCGAATGCCGACCGCGTCGACCTGCCGATGCAGCGTACCGACATCGCCGACCATCTCGGCCTCACCATCGAGACGGTGTCCCGTACGTTGAGCCAGATGGTGCGCGACGGCCTCATCAAGCTCGCCGCTACCGGCCGCACCATCGTCATCAGCAACAAGATCGGTCTTCAGGCCCTGAATGGCTGA
- a CDS encoding CBS domain-containing protein — translation MAEHIEAPEGEEAMRAKDVMSNGVMSVMADATVFDAAEILTAERISAAPVVDDQGRMVGIVSEADLIRRAEIGTMPHKSWLQRLLADDATTAARYVRSHSRRVRDVMTKAVVSVDEDATLAEIAELMSKHGIKRVPVVRDGFAVGVVSRANLLEALLSREPGSESSHPTDVQLRREVSAAVEKQSWASAWPINVVVSAGVVHLWGFASSDVIRKACRVAAENVPGVKTVKNHMRVIPPSVTMGM, via the coding sequence ATGGCTGAGCACATCGAGGCGCCGGAAGGAGAGGAAGCCATGCGCGCGAAAGACGTGATGTCCAATGGCGTCATGTCCGTGATGGCGGACGCAACGGTCTTCGACGCCGCGGAGATCCTGACCGCCGAACGCATAAGCGCGGCTCCCGTAGTCGACGATCAGGGCCGGATGGTCGGCATTGTCAGCGAAGCCGACCTCATTCGCCGCGCCGAGATCGGCACCATGCCGCACAAGTCGTGGCTGCAGCGTTTGCTCGCCGACGATGCCACCACGGCGGCGCGCTATGTGCGGTCCCATTCGCGCCGCGTGAGGGACGTGATGACCAAGGCGGTCGTCTCGGTCGACGAGGATGCCACGTTGGCGGAGATAGCCGAGCTCATGTCCAAGCATGGCATCAAACGCGTGCCGGTGGTTCGAGACGGCTTTGCGGTGGGTGTCGTGAGCCGTGCCAATCTGCTGGAGGCGCTGCTCTCGCGCGAGCCGGGAAGCGAGTCCTCCCATCCGACCGACGTGCAGCTGCGTCGCGAGGTATCGGCCGCAGTCGAAAAGCAGTCTTGGGCGTCGGCTTGGCCGATCAATGTCGTCGTGAGCGCGGGTGTGGTCCATCTGTGGGGGTTCGCGTCGAGTGATGTGATTCGCAAGGCTTGTCGGGTGGCTGCCGAGAATGTTCCGGGTGTGAAAACCGTCAAAAATCACATGCGTGTCATACCGCCATCGGTGACCATGGGCATGTAA